The Numida meleagris isolate 19003 breed g44 Domestic line chromosome 20, NumMel1.0, whole genome shotgun sequence genome has a window encoding:
- the TMEM201 gene encoding transmembrane protein 201 isoform X6, whose amino-acid sequence MLLTMGLPWKTPFDSTTWNYSRKKPTHVTVNCWFCNQDTVVPYGNRNCWDCPNCEQYNGFQENGDYNKPIPAQYMEHLNHVVSGATTFCDPTKPQQWVSSQILLCKKCNNHQTTKIKQLASFSPREEGKYDEEIEVYKHHLEQTYKLCRPCQAAVEYYIKHQNRQLRALLLSHHFKRRETDKTYTQNLCSSSSATSITTPAQVIFLRFLAFLSCAFLVLLALYGSGDPFSLNAAVPAPVSSSPASVQNRTGTSSHADLGNDTSMAVAGWRELLHLLPEQMVENLSTAWDYGKNHQMAVAVLGLFTCLLAMFLAGRIRLRRIDAFASVLWFIVMSLHLAERYLKTETPSWLDTAKFGTTSLCCLVGFTAAVATRKSTGQRRYRPRRYFSGDSFSLFPNGTGTGFPSSTTSLFVPTPPSILQLTNQQLFRSPRRTSSSSLPGRLNRALSLGTIPSLARADSGYLFSGSRPASQSSQSKESPTSEHFSLLSASCAPSRIPSPAPSVAGSVTSSSGSLRYRRPLISPARLNLKGQKLLLFPSQNEALLTPTSSEAHTHSDSNIFTTELSSFPKKNLSERGTHDMRSAVEGGSICSNNSIKKEDHSSHSSTCVVDTTTKGEDLVGWRGHFGNSALRGLLAVSLTLNAIFTSAYVYRSLR is encoded by the exons ATGCTTCTCACAATGGGTCTGCCCTGGAAGACCCCTTTTGACAGCACAACTTGGAATTACAGCAG GAAGAAGCCCACACATGTGACAGTGAACTGCTGGTTTTGTAATCAGGACACGGTGGTGCCATATGGGAATCGCAACTGCTGGGATTGCCCCAACTGCGAGCAGTACAACGGCTTCCAGGAG AATGGAGACTACAACAAGCCCATCCCCGCTCAGTACATGGAACACCTTAACCATGTTGTTTCAGGTGCTACAACTTTCTGTGATCCCACCAAACCACAGCAGTGGGTGAGCAGCCAAATTTTGCTTTGTAAGAAATGCAACAACCATCAAACTACAAAGATCAAACAGCTTGCTTCATTCTCACCAAGGGAGGAG GGCAAATATGATGAGGAGATAGAGGTGTATAAGCACCATCTGGAGCAGACCTACAAACTGTGTCGCCCATGCCAGGCTGCTGTGGAATATTACATAAAGCATCAGAATCGGCAGCTGCGGGCGCTGCTGCTCAGCCACCACTTCAAACGCCGTGAGACAGACAAGACCTATACTCAG AATTTGTGTTCATCTTCGTCCGCTACTTCCATAACTACACCAGCTCAGGTGATATTTCTGCGGTTCTTGGCCTTCCTCAGCTGCGCGTTCCTGGTTCTCTTGGCCTTGTATGGGTCAGGCGACCCCTTCTCACTCAATGCTGCAGTCCCTGCTCCCGTCTCTTCTAGTCCAGCATCTGTTCAGAACAGGACTGGCACGAGCTCGCATGCAGACTTGGGAAATGACACTTCCATGGCAGTGGCAGGCTGGCGGGAGCTGCTCCACCTGCTCCCAGAACAGATGGTGGAGAACCTGAGCACTGCATGGGATTACGGGAAGAATCATCAGATGGCAGTCGCTGTGCTTGGGTTGTTCACCTGCCTGCTAGCAATGTTCTTGGCTGGGCGGATCAG GCTCCGGAGAATCGATGCATTTGCTTCAGTCTTGTGGTTCATAGTGATGAGCCTGCATTTAGCTGAGAGGTACCTGAAAACGGAAACACCCAGCTGGCTAGACACGGCCAAATTTGGCACCACGTCCCTGTGCTGCTTGGTGGGCTTCACTGCAGCAGTGGCAACGCGGAAATCAACGGGCCAGCGGAGATACCGGCCCCGAAG GTACTTCTCCGGGGATTCGTTTAGTCTTTTTCCCAATGGCACTGGGACTGGCTTCCCTTCCTCTACTACGTCTCTCTTTGTCCCAACACCACCCAGTATTCTCCAGCTGACAAACCAGCAGCTCTTCAGATCCCCACGCAGGacttcttcttcctctcttcctggACGTCTCAACAGGGCACTGTCTCTGGGTACCATCCCCTCCTTGGCCAGAGCAG atTCTGGCTACTTGTTCAGTGGAAGTCGACCGGCCTCGCAGTCATCGCAGTCCAAGGAATCTCCCACATCAG AGCACTTCTCCCTGCTGTCAGCCAGCTGTGCTCCCTCCCGCATCCCCTCTCCAGCACCATCAGTGGCTGGCTCTGTGACTTCCAGCTCAGGTTCCTTGCGGTATCGCCGGCCACTCATCAGCCCTGCCCGACTGAACCTGAAAGgacagaagctgctgcttttcccatctCAGAATGAGGCCCTGCTCACCCCAACCAGCTCAGAGGCGCACACCCACTCAGACAGCAACATCTTCACAACTGAGCTGTCCTCGTTTCCAAAGAAGAACCTCAGCGAGCGGGGAACGCATG ATATGAGATCTGCTGTGGAAGGAGGCAGTATTTGCAGCAATAATTCCATCAAAAAGGAGGATCACTCATCACACTCATCTACCTGTGTGGTAGATACAACTACCAAAGGGGAAGATTTGGTAGGCTGGAGAG GTCATTTTGGTAACTCCGCTCTCCGAGGTCTGCTAGCAGTGAGTCTGACTCTCAATGCTATCTTCACATCAGCCTATGTCTACCGGAGCCTGCGCTGA
- the TMEM201 gene encoding transmembrane protein 201 isoform X5 encodes MLLTMGLPWKTPFDSTTWNYSSRKKPTHVTVNCWFCNQDTVVPYGNRNCWDCPNCEQYNGFQENGDYNKPIPAQYMEHLNHVVSGATTFCDPTKPQQWVSSQILLCKKCNNHQTTKIKQLASFSPREEGKYDEEIEVYKHHLEQTYKLCRPCQAAVEYYIKHQNRQLRALLLSHHFKRRETDKTYTQNLCSSSSATSITTPAQVIFLRFLAFLSCAFLVLLALYGSGDPFSLNAAVPAPVSSSPASVQNRTGTSSHADLGNDTSMAVAGWRELLHLLPEQMVENLSTAWDYGKNHQMAVAVLGLFTCLLAMFLAGRIRLRRIDAFASVLWFIVMSLHLAERYLKTETPSWLDTAKFGTTSLCCLVGFTAAVATRKSTGQRRYRPRRYFSGDSFSLFPNGTGTGFPSSTTSLFVPTPPSILQLTNQQLFRSPRRTSSSSLPGRLNRALSLGTIPSLARADSGYLFSGSRPASQSSQSKESPTSEHFSLLSASCAPSRIPSPAPSVAGSVTSSSGSLRYRRPLISPARLNLKGQKLLLFPSQNEALLTPTSSEAHTHSDSNIFTTELSSFPKKNLSERGTHDMRSAVEGGSICSNNSIKKEDHSSHSSTCVVDTTTKGEDLVGWRGHFGNSALRGLLAVSLTLNAIFTSAYVYRSLR; translated from the exons ATGCTTCTCACAATGGGTCTGCCCTGGAAGACCCCTTTTGACAGCACAACTTGGAATTACAGCAG CAGGAAGAAGCCCACACATGTGACAGTGAACTGCTGGTTTTGTAATCAGGACACGGTGGTGCCATATGGGAATCGCAACTGCTGGGATTGCCCCAACTGCGAGCAGTACAACGGCTTCCAGGAG AATGGAGACTACAACAAGCCCATCCCCGCTCAGTACATGGAACACCTTAACCATGTTGTTTCAGGTGCTACAACTTTCTGTGATCCCACCAAACCACAGCAGTGGGTGAGCAGCCAAATTTTGCTTTGTAAGAAATGCAACAACCATCAAACTACAAAGATCAAACAGCTTGCTTCATTCTCACCAAGGGAGGAG GGCAAATATGATGAGGAGATAGAGGTGTATAAGCACCATCTGGAGCAGACCTACAAACTGTGTCGCCCATGCCAGGCTGCTGTGGAATATTACATAAAGCATCAGAATCGGCAGCTGCGGGCGCTGCTGCTCAGCCACCACTTCAAACGCCGTGAGACAGACAAGACCTATACTCAG AATTTGTGTTCATCTTCGTCCGCTACTTCCATAACTACACCAGCTCAGGTGATATTTCTGCGGTTCTTGGCCTTCCTCAGCTGCGCGTTCCTGGTTCTCTTGGCCTTGTATGGGTCAGGCGACCCCTTCTCACTCAATGCTGCAGTCCCTGCTCCCGTCTCTTCTAGTCCAGCATCTGTTCAGAACAGGACTGGCACGAGCTCGCATGCAGACTTGGGAAATGACACTTCCATGGCAGTGGCAGGCTGGCGGGAGCTGCTCCACCTGCTCCCAGAACAGATGGTGGAGAACCTGAGCACTGCATGGGATTACGGGAAGAATCATCAGATGGCAGTCGCTGTGCTTGGGTTGTTCACCTGCCTGCTAGCAATGTTCTTGGCTGGGCGGATCAG GCTCCGGAGAATCGATGCATTTGCTTCAGTCTTGTGGTTCATAGTGATGAGCCTGCATTTAGCTGAGAGGTACCTGAAAACGGAAACACCCAGCTGGCTAGACACGGCCAAATTTGGCACCACGTCCCTGTGCTGCTTGGTGGGCTTCACTGCAGCAGTGGCAACGCGGAAATCAACGGGCCAGCGGAGATACCGGCCCCGAAG GTACTTCTCCGGGGATTCGTTTAGTCTTTTTCCCAATGGCACTGGGACTGGCTTCCCTTCCTCTACTACGTCTCTCTTTGTCCCAACACCACCCAGTATTCTCCAGCTGACAAACCAGCAGCTCTTCAGATCCCCACGCAGGacttcttcttcctctcttcctggACGTCTCAACAGGGCACTGTCTCTGGGTACCATCCCCTCCTTGGCCAGAGCAG atTCTGGCTACTTGTTCAGTGGAAGTCGACCGGCCTCGCAGTCATCGCAGTCCAAGGAATCTCCCACATCAG AGCACTTCTCCCTGCTGTCAGCCAGCTGTGCTCCCTCCCGCATCCCCTCTCCAGCACCATCAGTGGCTGGCTCTGTGACTTCCAGCTCAGGTTCCTTGCGGTATCGCCGGCCACTCATCAGCCCTGCCCGACTGAACCTGAAAGgacagaagctgctgcttttcccatctCAGAATGAGGCCCTGCTCACCCCAACCAGCTCAGAGGCGCACACCCACTCAGACAGCAACATCTTCACAACTGAGCTGTCCTCGTTTCCAAAGAAGAACCTCAGCGAGCGGGGAACGCATG ATATGAGATCTGCTGTGGAAGGAGGCAGTATTTGCAGCAATAATTCCATCAAAAAGGAGGATCACTCATCACACTCATCTACCTGTGTGGTAGATACAACTACCAAAGGGGAAGATTTGGTAGGCTGGAGAG GTCATTTTGGTAACTCCGCTCTCCGAGGTCTGCTAGCAGTGAGTCTGACTCTCAATGCTATCTTCACATCAGCCTATGTCTACCGGAGCCTGCGCTGA
- the TMEM201 gene encoding transmembrane protein 201 isoform X1, with product MHLSLKNSLIIKAGSSVTVSSLPRFLKTIPRCFYGPFPGSCILNSRKKPTHVTVNCWFCNQDTVVPYGNRNCWDCPNCEQYNGFQENGDYNKPIPAQYMEHLNHVVSGATTFCDPTKPQQWVSSQILLCKKCNNHQTTKIKQLASFSPREEGKYDEEIEVYKHHLEQTYKLCRPCQAAVEYYIKHQNRQLRALLLSHHFKRRETDKTYTQNLCSSSSATSITTPAQVIFLRFLAFLSCAFLVLLALYGSGDPFSLNAAVPAPVSSSPASVQNRTGTSSHADLGNDTSMAVAGWRELLHLLPEQMVENLSTAWDYGKNHQMAVAVLGLFTCLLAMFLAGRIRLRRIDAFASVLWFIVMSLHLAERYLKTETPSWLDTAKFGTTSLCCLVGFTAAVATRKSTGQRRYRPRRYFSGDSFSLFPNGTGTGFPSSTTSLFVPTPPSILQLTNQQLFRSPRRTSSSSLPGRLNRALSLGTIPSLARADSGYLFSGSRPASQSSQSKESPTSEHFSLLSASCAPSRIPSPAPSVAGSVTSSSGSLRYRRPLISPARLNLKGQKLLLFPSQNEALLTPTSSEAHTHSDSNIFTTELSSFPKKNLSERGTHDMRSAVEGGSICSNNSIKKEDHSSHSSTCVVDTTTKGEDLVGWRGHFGNSALRGLLAVSLTLNAIFTSAYVYRSLR from the exons ATGCACTTGTCCTTGAAAAATTCCTTAATAATCAAGGCAGGTAGCTCTGTAACAGTGAGCTCACTTCCTAGGTTTCTGAAAACCATCCCACGCTGTTTTTATGGACCGTTCCCAGGATCTTGTATATTAAACAG CAGGAAGAAGCCCACACATGTGACAGTGAACTGCTGGTTTTGTAATCAGGACACGGTGGTGCCATATGGGAATCGCAACTGCTGGGATTGCCCCAACTGCGAGCAGTACAACGGCTTCCAGGAG AATGGAGACTACAACAAGCCCATCCCCGCTCAGTACATGGAACACCTTAACCATGTTGTTTCAGGTGCTACAACTTTCTGTGATCCCACCAAACCACAGCAGTGGGTGAGCAGCCAAATTTTGCTTTGTAAGAAATGCAACAACCATCAAACTACAAAGATCAAACAGCTTGCTTCATTCTCACCAAGGGAGGAG GGCAAATATGATGAGGAGATAGAGGTGTATAAGCACCATCTGGAGCAGACCTACAAACTGTGTCGCCCATGCCAGGCTGCTGTGGAATATTACATAAAGCATCAGAATCGGCAGCTGCGGGCGCTGCTGCTCAGCCACCACTTCAAACGCCGTGAGACAGACAAGACCTATACTCAG AATTTGTGTTCATCTTCGTCCGCTACTTCCATAACTACACCAGCTCAGGTGATATTTCTGCGGTTCTTGGCCTTCCTCAGCTGCGCGTTCCTGGTTCTCTTGGCCTTGTATGGGTCAGGCGACCCCTTCTCACTCAATGCTGCAGTCCCTGCTCCCGTCTCTTCTAGTCCAGCATCTGTTCAGAACAGGACTGGCACGAGCTCGCATGCAGACTTGGGAAATGACACTTCCATGGCAGTGGCAGGCTGGCGGGAGCTGCTCCACCTGCTCCCAGAACAGATGGTGGAGAACCTGAGCACTGCATGGGATTACGGGAAGAATCATCAGATGGCAGTCGCTGTGCTTGGGTTGTTCACCTGCCTGCTAGCAATGTTCTTGGCTGGGCGGATCAG GCTCCGGAGAATCGATGCATTTGCTTCAGTCTTGTGGTTCATAGTGATGAGCCTGCATTTAGCTGAGAGGTACCTGAAAACGGAAACACCCAGCTGGCTAGACACGGCCAAATTTGGCACCACGTCCCTGTGCTGCTTGGTGGGCTTCACTGCAGCAGTGGCAACGCGGAAATCAACGGGCCAGCGGAGATACCGGCCCCGAAG GTACTTCTCCGGGGATTCGTTTAGTCTTTTTCCCAATGGCACTGGGACTGGCTTCCCTTCCTCTACTACGTCTCTCTTTGTCCCAACACCACCCAGTATTCTCCAGCTGACAAACCAGCAGCTCTTCAGATCCCCACGCAGGacttcttcttcctctcttcctggACGTCTCAACAGGGCACTGTCTCTGGGTACCATCCCCTCCTTGGCCAGAGCAG atTCTGGCTACTTGTTCAGTGGAAGTCGACCGGCCTCGCAGTCATCGCAGTCCAAGGAATCTCCCACATCAG AGCACTTCTCCCTGCTGTCAGCCAGCTGTGCTCCCTCCCGCATCCCCTCTCCAGCACCATCAGTGGCTGGCTCTGTGACTTCCAGCTCAGGTTCCTTGCGGTATCGCCGGCCACTCATCAGCCCTGCCCGACTGAACCTGAAAGgacagaagctgctgcttttcccatctCAGAATGAGGCCCTGCTCACCCCAACCAGCTCAGAGGCGCACACCCACTCAGACAGCAACATCTTCACAACTGAGCTGTCCTCGTTTCCAAAGAAGAACCTCAGCGAGCGGGGAACGCATG ATATGAGATCTGCTGTGGAAGGAGGCAGTATTTGCAGCAATAATTCCATCAAAAAGGAGGATCACTCATCACACTCATCTACCTGTGTGGTAGATACAACTACCAAAGGGGAAGATTTGGTAGGCTGGAGAG GTCATTTTGGTAACTCCGCTCTCCGAGGTCTGCTAGCAGTGAGTCTGACTCTCAATGCTATCTTCACATCAGCCTATGTCTACCGGAGCCTGCGCTGA
- the TMEM201 gene encoding transmembrane protein 201 isoform X2: MHLSLKNSLIIKAGSSVTVSSLPRFLKTIPRCFYGPFPGSCILNRKKPTHVTVNCWFCNQDTVVPYGNRNCWDCPNCEQYNGFQENGDYNKPIPAQYMEHLNHVVSGATTFCDPTKPQQWVSSQILLCKKCNNHQTTKIKQLASFSPREEGKYDEEIEVYKHHLEQTYKLCRPCQAAVEYYIKHQNRQLRALLLSHHFKRRETDKTYTQNLCSSSSATSITTPAQVIFLRFLAFLSCAFLVLLALYGSGDPFSLNAAVPAPVSSSPASVQNRTGTSSHADLGNDTSMAVAGWRELLHLLPEQMVENLSTAWDYGKNHQMAVAVLGLFTCLLAMFLAGRIRLRRIDAFASVLWFIVMSLHLAERYLKTETPSWLDTAKFGTTSLCCLVGFTAAVATRKSTGQRRYRPRRYFSGDSFSLFPNGTGTGFPSSTTSLFVPTPPSILQLTNQQLFRSPRRTSSSSLPGRLNRALSLGTIPSLARADSGYLFSGSRPASQSSQSKESPTSEHFSLLSASCAPSRIPSPAPSVAGSVTSSSGSLRYRRPLISPARLNLKGQKLLLFPSQNEALLTPTSSEAHTHSDSNIFTTELSSFPKKNLSERGTHDMRSAVEGGSICSNNSIKKEDHSSHSSTCVVDTTTKGEDLVGWRGHFGNSALRGLLAVSLTLNAIFTSAYVYRSLR, from the exons ATGCACTTGTCCTTGAAAAATTCCTTAATAATCAAGGCAGGTAGCTCTGTAACAGTGAGCTCACTTCCTAGGTTTCTGAAAACCATCCCACGCTGTTTTTATGGACCGTTCCCAGGATCTTGTATATTAAACAG GAAGAAGCCCACACATGTGACAGTGAACTGCTGGTTTTGTAATCAGGACACGGTGGTGCCATATGGGAATCGCAACTGCTGGGATTGCCCCAACTGCGAGCAGTACAACGGCTTCCAGGAG AATGGAGACTACAACAAGCCCATCCCCGCTCAGTACATGGAACACCTTAACCATGTTGTTTCAGGTGCTACAACTTTCTGTGATCCCACCAAACCACAGCAGTGGGTGAGCAGCCAAATTTTGCTTTGTAAGAAATGCAACAACCATCAAACTACAAAGATCAAACAGCTTGCTTCATTCTCACCAAGGGAGGAG GGCAAATATGATGAGGAGATAGAGGTGTATAAGCACCATCTGGAGCAGACCTACAAACTGTGTCGCCCATGCCAGGCTGCTGTGGAATATTACATAAAGCATCAGAATCGGCAGCTGCGGGCGCTGCTGCTCAGCCACCACTTCAAACGCCGTGAGACAGACAAGACCTATACTCAG AATTTGTGTTCATCTTCGTCCGCTACTTCCATAACTACACCAGCTCAGGTGATATTTCTGCGGTTCTTGGCCTTCCTCAGCTGCGCGTTCCTGGTTCTCTTGGCCTTGTATGGGTCAGGCGACCCCTTCTCACTCAATGCTGCAGTCCCTGCTCCCGTCTCTTCTAGTCCAGCATCTGTTCAGAACAGGACTGGCACGAGCTCGCATGCAGACTTGGGAAATGACACTTCCATGGCAGTGGCAGGCTGGCGGGAGCTGCTCCACCTGCTCCCAGAACAGATGGTGGAGAACCTGAGCACTGCATGGGATTACGGGAAGAATCATCAGATGGCAGTCGCTGTGCTTGGGTTGTTCACCTGCCTGCTAGCAATGTTCTTGGCTGGGCGGATCAG GCTCCGGAGAATCGATGCATTTGCTTCAGTCTTGTGGTTCATAGTGATGAGCCTGCATTTAGCTGAGAGGTACCTGAAAACGGAAACACCCAGCTGGCTAGACACGGCCAAATTTGGCACCACGTCCCTGTGCTGCTTGGTGGGCTTCACTGCAGCAGTGGCAACGCGGAAATCAACGGGCCAGCGGAGATACCGGCCCCGAAG GTACTTCTCCGGGGATTCGTTTAGTCTTTTTCCCAATGGCACTGGGACTGGCTTCCCTTCCTCTACTACGTCTCTCTTTGTCCCAACACCACCCAGTATTCTCCAGCTGACAAACCAGCAGCTCTTCAGATCCCCACGCAGGacttcttcttcctctcttcctggACGTCTCAACAGGGCACTGTCTCTGGGTACCATCCCCTCCTTGGCCAGAGCAG atTCTGGCTACTTGTTCAGTGGAAGTCGACCGGCCTCGCAGTCATCGCAGTCCAAGGAATCTCCCACATCAG AGCACTTCTCCCTGCTGTCAGCCAGCTGTGCTCCCTCCCGCATCCCCTCTCCAGCACCATCAGTGGCTGGCTCTGTGACTTCCAGCTCAGGTTCCTTGCGGTATCGCCGGCCACTCATCAGCCCTGCCCGACTGAACCTGAAAGgacagaagctgctgcttttcccatctCAGAATGAGGCCCTGCTCACCCCAACCAGCTCAGAGGCGCACACCCACTCAGACAGCAACATCTTCACAACTGAGCTGTCCTCGTTTCCAAAGAAGAACCTCAGCGAGCGGGGAACGCATG ATATGAGATCTGCTGTGGAAGGAGGCAGTATTTGCAGCAATAATTCCATCAAAAAGGAGGATCACTCATCACACTCATCTACCTGTGTGGTAGATACAACTACCAAAGGGGAAGATTTGGTAGGCTGGAGAG GTCATTTTGGTAACTCCGCTCTCCGAGGTCTGCTAGCAGTGAGTCTGACTCTCAATGCTATCTTCACATCAGCCTATGTCTACCGGAGCCTGCGCTGA
- the TMEM201 gene encoding transmembrane protein 201 isoform X3 yields the protein MEGAGALLARCPAAGLGVTVCAAAAGLLLYRIARSRKKPTHVTVNCWFCNQDTVVPYGNRNCWDCPNCEQYNGFQENGDYNKPIPAQYMEHLNHVVSGATTFCDPTKPQQWVSSQILLCKKCNNHQTTKIKQLASFSPREEGKYDEEIEVYKHHLEQTYKLCRPCQAAVEYYIKHQNRQLRALLLSHHFKRRETDKTYTQNLCSSSSATSITTPAQVIFLRFLAFLSCAFLVLLALYGSGDPFSLNAAVPAPVSSSPASVQNRTGTSSHADLGNDTSMAVAGWRELLHLLPEQMVENLSTAWDYGKNHQMAVAVLGLFTCLLAMFLAGRIRLRRIDAFASVLWFIVMSLHLAERYLKTETPSWLDTAKFGTTSLCCLVGFTAAVATRKSTGQRRYRPRRYFSGDSFSLFPNGTGTGFPSSTTSLFVPTPPSILQLTNQQLFRSPRRTSSSSLPGRLNRALSLGTIPSLARADSGYLFSGSRPASQSSQSKESPTSEHFSLLSASCAPSRIPSPAPSVAGSVTSSSGSLRYRRPLISPARLNLKGQKLLLFPSQNEALLTPTSSEAHTHSDSNIFTTELSSFPKKNLSERGTHDMRSAVEGGSICSNNSIKKEDHSSHSSTCVVDTTTKGEDLVGWRGHFGNSALRGLLAVSLTLNAIFTSAYVYRSLR from the exons CAGGAAGAAGCCCACACATGTGACAGTGAACTGCTGGTTTTGTAATCAGGACACGGTGGTGCCATATGGGAATCGCAACTGCTGGGATTGCCCCAACTGCGAGCAGTACAACGGCTTCCAGGAG AATGGAGACTACAACAAGCCCATCCCCGCTCAGTACATGGAACACCTTAACCATGTTGTTTCAGGTGCTACAACTTTCTGTGATCCCACCAAACCACAGCAGTGGGTGAGCAGCCAAATTTTGCTTTGTAAGAAATGCAACAACCATCAAACTACAAAGATCAAACAGCTTGCTTCATTCTCACCAAGGGAGGAG GGCAAATATGATGAGGAGATAGAGGTGTATAAGCACCATCTGGAGCAGACCTACAAACTGTGTCGCCCATGCCAGGCTGCTGTGGAATATTACATAAAGCATCAGAATCGGCAGCTGCGGGCGCTGCTGCTCAGCCACCACTTCAAACGCCGTGAGACAGACAAGACCTATACTCAG AATTTGTGTTCATCTTCGTCCGCTACTTCCATAACTACACCAGCTCAGGTGATATTTCTGCGGTTCTTGGCCTTCCTCAGCTGCGCGTTCCTGGTTCTCTTGGCCTTGTATGGGTCAGGCGACCCCTTCTCACTCAATGCTGCAGTCCCTGCTCCCGTCTCTTCTAGTCCAGCATCTGTTCAGAACAGGACTGGCACGAGCTCGCATGCAGACTTGGGAAATGACACTTCCATGGCAGTGGCAGGCTGGCGGGAGCTGCTCCACCTGCTCCCAGAACAGATGGTGGAGAACCTGAGCACTGCATGGGATTACGGGAAGAATCATCAGATGGCAGTCGCTGTGCTTGGGTTGTTCACCTGCCTGCTAGCAATGTTCTTGGCTGGGCGGATCAG GCTCCGGAGAATCGATGCATTTGCTTCAGTCTTGTGGTTCATAGTGATGAGCCTGCATTTAGCTGAGAGGTACCTGAAAACGGAAACACCCAGCTGGCTAGACACGGCCAAATTTGGCACCACGTCCCTGTGCTGCTTGGTGGGCTTCACTGCAGCAGTGGCAACGCGGAAATCAACGGGCCAGCGGAGATACCGGCCCCGAAG GTACTTCTCCGGGGATTCGTTTAGTCTTTTTCCCAATGGCACTGGGACTGGCTTCCCTTCCTCTACTACGTCTCTCTTTGTCCCAACACCACCCAGTATTCTCCAGCTGACAAACCAGCAGCTCTTCAGATCCCCACGCAGGacttcttcttcctctcttcctggACGTCTCAACAGGGCACTGTCTCTGGGTACCATCCCCTCCTTGGCCAGAGCAG atTCTGGCTACTTGTTCAGTGGAAGTCGACCGGCCTCGCAGTCATCGCAGTCCAAGGAATCTCCCACATCAG AGCACTTCTCCCTGCTGTCAGCCAGCTGTGCTCCCTCCCGCATCCCCTCTCCAGCACCATCAGTGGCTGGCTCTGTGACTTCCAGCTCAGGTTCCTTGCGGTATCGCCGGCCACTCATCAGCCCTGCCCGACTGAACCTGAAAGgacagaagctgctgcttttcccatctCAGAATGAGGCCCTGCTCACCCCAACCAGCTCAGAGGCGCACACCCACTCAGACAGCAACATCTTCACAACTGAGCTGTCCTCGTTTCCAAAGAAGAACCTCAGCGAGCGGGGAACGCATG ATATGAGATCTGCTGTGGAAGGAGGCAGTATTTGCAGCAATAATTCCATCAAAAAGGAGGATCACTCATCACACTCATCTACCTGTGTGGTAGATACAACTACCAAAGGGGAAGATTTGGTAGGCTGGAGAG GTCATTTTGGTAACTCCGCTCTCCGAGGTCTGCTAGCAGTGAGTCTGACTCTCAATGCTATCTTCACATCAGCCTATGTCTACCGGAGCCTGCGCTGA